The Nocardioides pantholopis genome window below encodes:
- a CDS encoding lysophospholipid acyltransferase family protein: MADAEIIPIGTRGRPGRGTGQRPSAAARDLAPGRPAPRRTPPRGSEEGPRAVPTPEPADPETGSGGPAPLSEADLLAAFREAAHEVLGDDAERQLARFLAFLRRRVTGDFTVDEYGFDEEVTRRFFLAALRPIAQRWFRVEVRGAENIPTEGGALVVSNHSGTLPVDGLMTMLSVHDHTGRFLRPLGADLMFRLPGVGVLARKAGATLACNEDAERMLADGELVGVWPEGFKGVGKPFSERYKLQRFGRGGFVSAALRTGVPIVPLSVVGAEEIYPMVGNLPTLARLLGLPYIPITPFFPLLGPLGMIPLPSKWLLEFGEPIRTDEYDHGAADDPMLVFDVTDQVRETIQQTLYSLLVQRPSVFG; the protein is encoded by the coding sequence GTGGCTGACGCCGAGATCATCCCGATCGGGACCCGGGGCCGTCCCGGCCGCGGCACCGGCCAGCGGCCCTCCGCCGCCGCCCGGGACCTGGCCCCCGGCCGCCCGGCGCCGCGGCGTACCCCGCCCCGCGGCTCCGAGGAGGGGCCGCGCGCCGTGCCGACCCCGGAGCCGGCAGATCCCGAGACCGGGTCCGGGGGGCCCGCCCCGCTGTCGGAGGCCGACCTGCTCGCGGCGTTCCGCGAGGCTGCCCACGAGGTGCTCGGCGACGACGCCGAGCGCCAGCTGGCCCGGTTCCTGGCCTTTCTGCGGCGCCGCGTGACCGGCGACTTCACGGTCGACGAGTACGGCTTCGACGAGGAGGTCACCCGGCGGTTCTTCCTCGCCGCGCTGCGCCCCATCGCCCAGCGCTGGTTCCGGGTCGAGGTCCGTGGCGCGGAGAACATCCCGACCGAGGGCGGCGCCCTCGTGGTCTCCAACCACTCCGGCACGCTGCCCGTCGACGGCCTGATGACGATGCTCTCGGTCCACGACCACACCGGCCGGTTCCTGCGCCCGCTCGGCGCGGACCTGATGTTCCGGCTGCCCGGGGTGGGCGTGCTGGCCCGCAAGGCCGGTGCGACCCTCGCCTGCAACGAGGACGCGGAGCGGATGCTCGCCGACGGTGAGCTGGTGGGCGTCTGGCCCGAGGGCTTCAAGGGCGTCGGCAAGCCGTTCAGCGAGCGCTACAAGCTCCAGCGCTTCGGTCGGGGCGGCTTCGTGTCGGCCGCGCTGCGCACCGGCGTGCCGATCGTGCCGCTCTCGGTGGTCGGCGCGGAGGAGATCTACCCGATGGTCGGCAACCTGCCGACGCTGGCGCGGCTGCTGGGGCTGCCCTACATCCCGATCACGCCGTTCTTCCCGCTGCTCGGCCCGCTCGGGATGATCCCGCTGCCCTCGAAGTGGCTGCTGGAGTTCGGCGAGCCGATCCGCACCGACGAGTACGACCACGGTGCGGCCGACGACCCGATGCTGGTCTTCGACGTGACCGACCAGGTCCGCGAGACGATCCAGCAGACGCTGTACTCGCTGCTGGTCCAGCGCCCCTCCGTCTTCGGCTGA
- a CDS encoding DUF5667 domain-containing protein, protein MRAPWRGRRDAEELQRLLEGAPARSSGATAAPVADPELARLVALTGELRALPQPEARPDFVADLRERLMAQAATTLATDPGPDPAPRPAAPDPDARARLRAPYGRNRRERRVAVLAGTAAVLAATTSVAVASQSAVPGDVLYPVKRAIENTHSGVTLDERSKGTTLLAQARSRLEELQELTRRTDDGASSEDVAVIEETLTSFSEQATEASDLLLADFDDRGEQESVDRVQEFVVDSFARLDEIAPLVPPDAREALVEAGRVLTGIQRTLQSACPACPVSPTEIPQWLVSQAGPVLDGLLPPATGTPAPTPAPSPAPSVEPVRPPKPAPAPSPPAPQPSVPPPSALPPPPAPAPAQPERPGGAPSRKPKGPAGKLLEDLTTPPSGAPTLPVVPEVLQGVGDLLDDLTGPLLPPTPRP, encoded by the coding sequence ATGAGGGCGCCCTGGCGCGGCCGCCGCGACGCCGAGGAGCTGCAGCGGCTCCTCGAGGGCGCGCCGGCGCGCAGCTCCGGAGCCACCGCCGCCCCGGTCGCCGACCCCGAGCTGGCCCGGCTGGTCGCCCTGACCGGCGAGCTGCGCGCGCTGCCACAGCCCGAGGCCCGGCCCGACTTCGTCGCCGACCTGCGCGAGCGGCTGATGGCGCAGGCGGCCACCACGCTCGCGACCGACCCGGGGCCGGACCCGGCTCCCCGACCCGCCGCTCCGGACCCCGACGCCCGCGCCCGCCTGCGCGCGCCGTACGGCCGGAACCGGCGGGAGCGCCGGGTGGCCGTCCTGGCCGGCACCGCCGCGGTGCTCGCCGCCACGACCTCGGTGGCGGTCGCCTCCCAGTCCGCGGTCCCCGGCGACGTGCTCTACCCGGTCAAGCGCGCGATCGAGAACACCCACAGCGGCGTCACCCTCGACGAGCGCAGCAAGGGCACCACGCTGCTCGCCCAGGCCCGCAGCCGGCTCGAGGAGCTCCAGGAGCTCACCCGGCGCACCGACGACGGGGCCTCCTCCGAGGACGTCGCGGTGATCGAGGAGACCCTCACCAGCTTCTCCGAGCAGGCCACCGAGGCCTCCGACCTGCTGCTCGCCGACTTCGACGACCGTGGCGAGCAGGAGTCCGTCGACCGCGTCCAGGAGTTCGTCGTCGACAGCTTCGCCCGGCTCGACGAGATCGCCCCGCTGGTGCCGCCGGACGCCCGGGAGGCGCTGGTCGAGGCCGGCCGCGTCCTGACCGGCATCCAGCGGACGCTGCAGTCGGCCTGCCCGGCCTGCCCGGTCAGCCCGACCGAGATCCCGCAGTGGCTGGTCAGCCAGGCCGGACCGGTACTCGACGGCCTGCTCCCCCCGGCGACCGGCACGCCCGCCCCGACCCCGGCTCCGTCACCGGCCCCGAGCGTCGAGCCGGTCCGCCCTCCGAAGCCCGCCCCGGCCCCCAGCCCGCCCGCTCCGCAGCCCAGCGTGCCGCCCCCCTCGGCGCTCCCCCCGCCGCCGGCCCCGGCTCCGGCCCAGCCGGAGCGTCCCGGCGGCGCCCCGTCCCGCAAGCCCAAGGGCCCCGCCGGCAAGCTCCTCGAGGACCTGACCACGCCGCCGTCCGGGGCGCCGACGCTGCCGGTGGTCCCCGAGGTGCTCCAGGGCGTCGGCGACCTGCTCGACGACCTCACGGGACCGCTGCTGCCGCCGACCCCGCGGCCGTAG
- a CDS encoding sigma-70 family RNA polymerase sigma factor: MADQGSRGLDALRVVVARVLCGRAPWAAPWGPGADAGMLLAEAGGRAGGGRPPRDEGPAASAEESEADRSRLIGLVELARQGDADAFGLLYDHYQGPVFRFLWYRTRSRVLAEDLTSETFFRALRSVRTFRWQGKDFGAWLMTIARNLATDHAKAGRTRLEVSTEDMTQHDGSAEGPESTVLARLTREVLVDALTRLPGEQRDCLVLRFLEGLSIAETAAVLGRSDGAVKQLQLRGVRNLAKLMPEGIRG, from the coding sequence GTGGCTGACCAGGGATCGCGGGGGCTCGACGCCCTGCGCGTCGTGGTCGCGCGCGTGCTGTGCGGCAGGGCTCCCTGGGCCGCTCCCTGGGGCCCCGGCGCGGACGCCGGGATGCTGCTGGCCGAGGCGGGTGGCCGGGCAGGTGGCGGGCGACCGCCCCGCGACGAGGGGCCGGCCGCGTCCGCGGAGGAGTCGGAGGCCGACCGGTCCCGACTGATCGGGCTGGTCGAGCTCGCCCGTCAGGGCGACGCCGACGCCTTCGGGCTGCTCTACGACCACTACCAGGGCCCGGTCTTCCGCTTCCTGTGGTACCGCACCCGGTCGCGGGTGCTGGCCGAGGACCTGACCTCCGAGACGTTCTTCCGGGCGCTGCGCAGCGTGCGCACGTTCCGATGGCAGGGCAAGGACTTCGGGGCCTGGCTGATGACGATCGCCCGCAACCTGGCCACCGACCACGCCAAGGCCGGCCGGACCCGCCTGGAGGTCAGCACCGAGGACATGACCCAGCACGACGGCAGCGCCGAGGGACCGGAGAGCACGGTGCTCGCCCGCCTCACCCGCGAGGTGCTGGTCGACGCGCTCACCCGGCTTCCCGGCGAGCAGCGCGACTGCCTGGTCCTGCGGTTCCTCGAGGGGCTCAGCATCGCCGAGACCGCCGCCGTCCTCGGGCGCAGCGACGGCGCTGTCAAGCAGCTCCAGCTGCGCGGGGTCCGCAACCTCGCCAAGCTGATGCCCGAGGGGATCCGGGGATGA
- a CDS encoding HAD family hydrolase gives MTPPARRRTLPNLQQRSTLAGEAAAAAAEVETALHQPGDPRAAAFFDVDNTLMQGASIFHLARGLHRREFFTTRELLGAAWKQAYFRMVGVEDPEHVAAARHSALAFIAGHTVSELETLVAEIFDEAMAHRIWPGTRALAQLHLDRGQRVWLVTAAPIEVARVIARRLGLTGALGTVAEHEDGVYTGRLVGDLLHGPAKAEAVRALAAREDLDLEACSAYSDSANDLPMLGLVGNPCAINPDPRLRAHARARGWLVRDYRTGRKAARAGVVLGAVAGAATGTIAAGAALRRRR, from the coding sequence GTGACCCCGCCTGCACGCCGGCGCACCCTGCCCAACCTCCAGCAGCGGTCCACGCTGGCGGGTGAGGCCGCGGCCGCCGCCGCCGAGGTGGAGACCGCGCTGCACCAGCCGGGCGACCCGCGCGCCGCGGCGTTCTTCGACGTCGACAACACCCTGATGCAGGGCGCCAGCATCTTCCACCTGGCCCGCGGCCTGCACCGGCGCGAGTTCTTCACCACCCGCGAGCTCCTCGGCGCCGCCTGGAAGCAGGCCTACTTCCGGATGGTGGGCGTCGAGGACCCTGAGCACGTCGCGGCGGCCCGCCACTCCGCGCTGGCGTTCATCGCCGGGCACACCGTCTCCGAGCTGGAGACCCTGGTCGCGGAGATCTTCGACGAGGCGATGGCGCACCGCATCTGGCCCGGCACCCGTGCCCTGGCCCAGCTCCACCTCGACCGCGGCCAGCGGGTCTGGCTGGTCACCGCGGCCCCGATCGAGGTCGCCCGGGTGATCGCCCGACGGCTGGGCCTCACCGGCGCGCTCGGCACCGTCGCCGAGCACGAGGACGGCGTCTACACCGGCCGCCTGGTCGGAGACCTGCTGCACGGGCCGGCCAAGGCCGAGGCGGTCCGGGCGCTCGCCGCGCGCGAGGACCTCGACCTGGAGGCCTGCTCGGCGTACTCCGACTCCGCCAACGACCTGCCGATGCTCGGGCTGGTCGGGAACCCCTGCGCGATCAACCCCGACCCCCGGCTGCGCGCCCACGCCCGCGCCCGCGGCTGGCTGGTGCGCGACTATCGCACCGGCCGCAAGGCGGCCCGGGCCGGCGTGGTCCTCGGCGCCGTCGCGGGCGCGGCGACCGGCACGATCGCGGCCGGCGCCGCCCTGCGTCGCCGCCGCTGA
- a CDS encoding class I adenylate-forming enzyme family protein — translation MGEPERGSAVRDVAELVATAAEAAPDRLALVEASGRSLTWAQLEDEVGRVATGLGAAGIVAGFRVLVVLGNRLEFVTTYLGALRAQAVAVPVNPGSTPEELTAMLADSGARVVVAGADTVGAVRAALTGLTGLTGGREAVPPRVVVVGAPPLPGEQAYDDLRAEPARPVPPLQDPEKLACLLYTAGTSGRPRAAMLTHRALLANVEQVAAVEPPLMHGDDVVLGVLPLFHVYGLNAVLGGVLRHRAKLVLVDRFDPEGTLDVIDDEACSVLPVAPPVFARWRDAEHLAERLGPVRLVLSGSAPLSAEAVQEFVGRTGVLVHQGYGLTEAAPVVTSTLRSAHPAPGSLGAALPGIELRLVDDAGRPLDGGDPGEIQVRGPNLFSGYWPDGADAPDAAGWWSTGDVGYLDAQGDLVLVDRLRDLVSVSGFNVYPAEVEDVVGEVEGVRAAAVIGVPDEHTGEAVVVYVVAPDADPAEVTDAVHRHAGARLARFKRPTRVEVVAELPMTRVGTVHRAGLRGVERRRTLGLVD, via the coding sequence ATGGGTGAGCCGGAGCGAGGTTCCGCTGTCCGCGACGTGGCCGAGCTGGTGGCGACCGCCGCCGAGGCGGCACCGGACCGCCTCGCGCTCGTCGAGGCCTCCGGACGCAGCCTGACCTGGGCCCAGCTCGAGGACGAGGTGGGCCGGGTGGCGACCGGCCTCGGCGCCGCGGGGATCGTCGCCGGCTTCCGGGTGCTGGTGGTGCTGGGCAACCGGCTCGAGTTCGTCACGACGTACCTGGGGGCGCTGCGGGCCCAGGCGGTCGCGGTGCCGGTCAACCCCGGGTCGACCCCCGAGGAGCTGACCGCGATGCTCGCCGACAGCGGCGCCCGGGTGGTGGTCGCCGGGGCCGACACCGTCGGCGCCGTGCGCGCTGCACTCACGGGCCTCACCGGGCTCACCGGGGGCCGCGAGGCCGTGCCCCCGCGGGTCGTGGTCGTCGGCGCCCCGCCGCTCCCCGGCGAGCAGGCCTACGACGACCTGCGCGCCGAGCCGGCGCGCCCGGTGCCGCCGCTCCAGGACCCCGAGAAGCTGGCCTGCCTGCTCTACACCGCGGGGACTTCCGGCCGGCCCCGGGCGGCGATGCTGACCCACCGCGCGCTGCTCGCGAACGTCGAGCAGGTCGCCGCGGTCGAGCCGCCGCTGATGCACGGCGACGACGTGGTCCTCGGCGTGCTGCCGCTGTTCCACGTCTACGGCCTCAACGCGGTGCTCGGCGGCGTGCTGCGGCACCGGGCGAAGCTGGTCCTCGTCGACCGGTTCGACCCCGAGGGGACCCTCGATGTCATCGACGACGAGGCGTGCAGCGTGCTGCCCGTGGCGCCTCCGGTCTTCGCCCGTTGGCGCGACGCCGAGCACCTGGCCGAGCGGCTCGGGCCGGTGCGGCTGGTGCTCTCCGGCTCGGCGCCGCTCTCGGCCGAGGCGGTCCAGGAGTTCGTGGGCCGCACCGGGGTCCTGGTCCACCAGGGGTACGGGCTCACCGAGGCGGCGCCGGTGGTCACCAGCACGCTGCGCAGCGCGCACCCGGCGCCGGGCTCGCTCGGCGCAGCGCTGCCCGGCATCGAGCTGCGCCTGGTCGACGACGCCGGCCGGCCGCTCGACGGCGGTGACCCCGGCGAGATCCAGGTCCGCGGGCCCAACCTGTTCAGCGGCTACTGGCCCGACGGCGCGGACGCGCCCGACGCCGCCGGCTGGTGGTCGACCGGGGACGTCGGCTACCTCGACGCCCAGGGCGACCTGGTCCTCGTCGACCGGCTCCGGGACCTGGTGAGCGTCTCCGGGTTCAACGTCTACCCCGCCGAGGTCGAGGACGTCGTCGGCGAGGTGGAGGGGGTCCGGGCCGCGGCCGTGATCGGCGTGCCCGACGAGCACACGGGGGAGGCGGTGGTGGTCTACGTCGTGGCGCCCGACGCGGACCCCGCGGAGGTCACGGACGCCGTCCACCGGCACGCCGGCGCCCGGCTGGCGCGGTTCAAGCGGCCGACCCGGGTGGAGGTCGTGGCCGAGCTCCCGATGACCCGCGTCGGCACCGTGCACCGGGCGGGGCTGCGCGGCGTCGAGCGGCGGCGGACCCTGGGCCTCGTGGACTGA
- a CDS encoding glutaredoxin family protein produces the protein MSEPRVTLYAKPGCHLCEDARAVIERVCAELGESYVEVSILDDPALLQRFAEEIPVTFVDGRQHDFWRVSEDRLRAALTG, from the coding sequence ATGAGCGAGCCCCGGGTGACCCTGTACGCGAAGCCGGGCTGCCACCTGTGCGAGGACGCCCGCGCGGTGATCGAGCGGGTGTGCGCGGAGCTGGGGGAGTCCTACGTCGAGGTCTCGATCCTCGACGACCCGGCACTGCTGCAGCGGTTCGCCGAGGAGATCCCGGTCACGTTCGTCGACGGTCGCCAGCACGACTTCTGGCGGGTCAGCGAGGACCGGCTGCGCGCCGCGCTGACCGGCTGA
- a CDS encoding redox-sensing transcriptional repressor Rex: protein MSARTPSESAREIPEATVARLPIYLRALSSLTEAGTTTCSSEDLAAAAGVNSAKLRKDLSYLGSYGTRGVGYDVEYLRYQIAREIGVTQDWPVVIVGIGNLGHALANYSGVRSRGFQVVALLDADPARHGEVVAGVAVRPFDDLEQIVREQRVAIGVVATPAVAAQAVADRMVAAGIGSILNFAPTVLAVPAGVDVRKVDLSIELQILAYHEQRKAHGETEGASA, encoded by the coding sequence GTGAGCGCACGGACACCCAGCGAGAGCGCCCGGGAGATTCCCGAGGCCACCGTCGCTCGACTGCCGATCTATCTGCGGGCCCTCTCCTCCCTCACCGAGGCCGGCACCACCACCTGCTCCAGCGAGGACCTGGCCGCGGCGGCGGGCGTCAACAGCGCCAAGCTGCGCAAGGACCTCTCCTACCTCGGCAGCTACGGCACCCGCGGCGTCGGGTACGACGTGGAGTACCTGCGCTACCAGATCGCCCGCGAGATCGGCGTGACCCAGGACTGGCCGGTCGTCATCGTCGGCATCGGCAACCTCGGGCACGCGCTGGCCAACTACTCCGGCGTGCGCAGCCGCGGCTTCCAGGTGGTCGCGCTGCTCGACGCCGACCCCGCTCGGCACGGCGAGGTCGTGGCGGGGGTCGCCGTGCGGCCCTTCGACGACCTCGAGCAGATCGTGCGCGAGCAGCGGGTCGCGATCGGCGTGGTCGCCACGCCCGCCGTCGCCGCCCAGGCCGTCGCCGACCGGATGGTCGCCGCCGGCATCGGCAGCATCCTGAACTTCGCACCGACCGTGCTGGCGGTGCCGGCCGGGGTCGACGTCCGCAAGGTCGACCTGTCCATCGAGCTGCAGATCCTCGCCTACCACGAGCAGCGCAAGGCTCACGGCGAGACCGAAGGAGCGTCCGCGTGA
- a CDS encoding glutamyl-tRNA reductase: MSVLVVGISHNTAPVALLERLALDPEGVHKLVLDVSSSSHVTEAVAIATCNRLEVYAEVERFHGSVEELSAHLVEKAGGEPELFVPHLYVRYDDAAVSHLFQVAAGLDSMAVGEAQILGQTRNALRTGQELGTVGSTLNVLFQQALRVGKRARAETGIDRVAPSLVSAALDQALHGGGLAGRRVLVVGAGAMAGLATATAVRRGATDVVIANRTPERAERLAAEYGGTPVALADLPAALAEADVVLACAGARGTLVTAAMVREATAGGRPLALVDLALPHDIDPEVRDLPGVTLVGLADLATALRGTEAADEVDEVRRIVGQEVAAFLAARRQASVTPTVVALRTMATTVVDTEMERLANRLPDLDEETRAEVLQTVRRVADKLLHEPTVRVKELSNTAGVVSYAEALADLFALDPGAVSAVTRPEGL; the protein is encoded by the coding sequence GTGAGCGTCCTGGTCGTGGGCATCTCCCACAACACCGCCCCGGTGGCACTCCTCGAGCGCCTCGCCCTCGACCCCGAGGGCGTGCACAAGCTGGTCCTCGACGTGAGCAGCAGCTCCCACGTCACCGAGGCCGTGGCGATCGCCACCTGCAACCGCCTCGAGGTGTACGCCGAGGTGGAGCGCTTCCACGGCTCGGTCGAGGAGCTCTCCGCCCACCTGGTCGAGAAGGCCGGCGGCGAGCCCGAGCTGTTCGTCCCCCACCTCTACGTCCGCTACGACGACGCCGCGGTCTCCCACCTGTTCCAGGTGGCCGCGGGGCTGGACTCGATGGCCGTCGGCGAGGCGCAGATCCTGGGCCAGACCCGCAACGCGCTGCGCACCGGCCAGGAGCTCGGCACCGTCGGCTCGACCCTGAACGTGCTGTTCCAGCAGGCGCTGCGGGTCGGCAAGCGGGCCCGCGCCGAGACCGGCATCGACCGGGTCGCGCCCTCGCTGGTCTCCGCGGCGCTCGACCAGGCGCTGCACGGCGGCGGCCTCGCCGGCCGGCGGGTCCTCGTGGTCGGCGCCGGCGCCATGGCCGGGCTCGCGACCGCGACCGCCGTACGCCGTGGTGCCACCGACGTCGTGATCGCCAACCGCACCCCGGAGCGCGCCGAGCGCCTCGCCGCCGAGTACGGCGGCACCCCGGTCGCGCTGGCCGACCTGCCCGCCGCCCTCGCCGAGGCCGACGTCGTGCTGGCCTGCGCCGGCGCGCGCGGCACGCTGGTGACCGCGGCGATGGTGCGCGAGGCCACCGCGGGCGGGCGGCCGCTGGCGCTGGTCGACCTGGCGCTGCCCCACGACATCGATCCCGAGGTCCGCGACCTGCCCGGTGTGACACTGGTCGGCCTGGCCGACCTCGCGACCGCCCTGCGCGGCACCGAGGCCGCCGACGAGGTCGACGAGGTGCGGCGCATCGTGGGCCAGGAGGTGGCCGCGTTCCTCGCCGCCCGGCGCCAGGCCAGCGTCACGCCGACAGTGGTGGCCCTGCGGACGATGGCGACGACAGTGGTCGACACCGAGATGGAGCGGCTGGCCAACCGGCTGCCCGACCTCGACGAGGAGACCCGCGCCGAGGTGCTGCAGACCGTGCGGCGGGTCGCCGACAAGCTGCTGCACGAGCCCACCGTGCGGGTCAAGGAGCTCTCCAACACCGCGGGCGTCGTCTCCTACGCCGAGGCGCTGGCCGACCTGTTCGCGCTCGACCCCGGCGCGGTCAGCGCCGTCACCCGTCCGGAGGGCCTGTGA
- the hemC gene encoding hydroxymethylbilane synthase, with product MTTVTTARPVRVGTRASLLATTQSGHVAELIRARLGREVELVQVTTDGDRTQAAGTPLAAAGGTGVFVAALREALLAGDVDVAVHSLKDLPTYPTEGVTLVAVPPREDPRDVVVARDGLTLAELPPGSRVGTGSPRREAQLRALGLGLDIAGVRGNVDTRIGKVRSGEYDAVVLARAGLARIGRLEEITEVLDPLQMLSAPGQGALGVECRSDDPLRASLADLDDPPTRAAVEAERAVLATLEGGCAAPIGALAEVVEGEDGEELWVRAVALSPDGALSVRKSATGSPQDAAGLGTRLASEMLADGAGELDEVRPPTRDEPEDRESDRVQKA from the coding sequence ATGACCACGGTGACCACCGCCCGCCCGGTCCGGGTCGGGACCCGGGCCTCGCTGCTGGCCACTACCCAGTCCGGGCACGTCGCGGAGCTGATCCGCGCGCGGCTGGGCCGCGAGGTCGAGCTGGTCCAGGTCACGACCGACGGCGACCGGACCCAGGCCGCCGGCACCCCGCTCGCGGCCGCCGGCGGCACCGGCGTCTTCGTCGCCGCGCTGCGCGAGGCGCTGCTGGCCGGCGACGTCGACGTGGCTGTGCACTCGCTCAAGGACCTGCCCACCTACCCGACCGAGGGCGTCACGCTGGTGGCGGTGCCACCGCGGGAGGACCCCCGCGACGTCGTCGTCGCCCGCGACGGGCTCACCCTCGCCGAGCTGCCGCCCGGCTCCCGGGTCGGCACCGGCTCCCCGCGGCGCGAGGCGCAGCTGCGCGCCCTCGGGCTGGGCCTGGACATCGCCGGCGTGCGCGGCAACGTCGACACCCGGATCGGCAAGGTCCGCTCCGGGGAGTACGACGCCGTCGTGCTGGCCCGCGCGGGACTGGCCCGGATCGGTCGCCTCGAGGAGATCACCGAGGTGCTCGACCCGCTGCAGATGCTCTCCGCCCCCGGGCAGGGCGCCCTGGGCGTGGAGTGCCGCAGCGACGACCCGCTGCGGGCGTCCCTGGCCGACCTCGACGACCCGCCCACCCGGGCCGCCGTCGAGGCGGAGCGGGCGGTGCTGGCCACCCTCGAGGGTGGCTGCGCGGCGCCGATCGGCGCCCTGGCCGAGGTGGTCGAGGGCGAGGACGGCGAAGAGCTGTGGGTGCGAGCCGTGGCGCTCTCACCCGATGGGGCCCTCTCGGTGCGCAAGTCCGCCACCGGGTCCCCCCAGGACGCCGCCGGGCTAGGAACCCGGCTTGCGAGCGAGATGCTCGCCGACGGTGCTGGTGAGCTGGACGAGGTCCGGCCGCCGACGCGAGACGAACCAGAAGACCGAGAGTCAGACAGGGTGCAGAAGGCATGA
- a CDS encoding bifunctional uroporphyrinogen-III C-methyltransferase/uroporphyrinogen-III synthase yields the protein MTRGKITTTEATGRGWVSFVGSGPGDPDLLTVRAVDLLRQAEVVVTEAPEHAPMVRTLLGLPEPAAEDETPAEAPVGPILVDGGFGEDGQPLTHAARAKVVVKQAKKGLRVVRLMTGDPFVYASGPEEAQACVKAGLGFEIVPGVTSVSAVPAYAGIPLTTKDHREVAVVTCDGSIDWSQYADRRTLVLLSAVGQIADISKALLDAGRRPSTPVAMTRVGTTTTQETVTSTLENIAADARAARMAPPAVTVVGDVVDLRSTLSWFETKALFGWRVLVPRTKDQAGPLTARLRGYGAVPEEVPTISVEPPRNPQQMDKAIRGLVEGRYEWIAFTSVNAVKAVREKFEEYGLDARAFSGLKIAAVGDKTAQAIAAWGLRADLMPSGEQSAAGLLADWPEYDDVLDPINRVFLPRADIATENLVAGLIDLGWECDDVTAYRTVRATPPPAPTRDAIKTGKFDAVVFTSSSTVRNLVGIAGKPHPSTIIAVIGPATAKTAEEHGLRVDVLAPNPDVEELADALADFGAARRAALVEADQPVTKPSDRKPSARSRKVRAE from the coding sequence ATGACGCGAGGCAAGATCACCACCACCGAGGCAACCGGGCGCGGCTGGGTGTCGTTCGTCGGAAGCGGACCGGGCGACCCCGACCTCCTGACGGTGCGCGCCGTCGACCTGCTGCGGCAGGCCGAGGTCGTCGTGACCGAGGCGCCCGAGCACGCACCGATGGTGCGCACGCTGCTGGGGCTGCCGGAGCCGGCCGCCGAGGACGAGACACCGGCCGAGGCGCCGGTCGGCCCGATCCTGGTCGACGGCGGCTTCGGCGAGGACGGCCAGCCGCTGACCCACGCGGCGCGGGCGAAGGTCGTGGTCAAGCAGGCCAAGAAGGGCCTGCGGGTGGTCCGGCTGATGACCGGCGACCCGTTCGTCTACGCCTCCGGCCCCGAGGAGGCGCAGGCCTGCGTCAAGGCCGGCCTCGGGTTCGAGATCGTGCCGGGGGTCACCTCGGTGAGCGCGGTCCCGGCGTACGCCGGCATCCCGCTGACCACCAAGGACCACCGCGAGGTCGCCGTCGTCACCTGTGACGGCAGCATCGACTGGAGCCAGTACGCCGACCGCCGCACCCTGGTGCTGCTCTCGGCCGTCGGCCAGATCGCGGACATCAGCAAGGCGCTGCTCGACGCCGGTCGCCGGCCCAGCACGCCGGTCGCGATGACCCGGGTGGGGACCACCACCACCCAGGAGACCGTGACCTCGACGCTGGAGAACATCGCGGCCGACGCCCGCGCGGCCCGGATGGCGCCGCCGGCGGTCACCGTCGTGGGCGACGTGGTCGACCTGCGCTCGACCCTGTCGTGGTTCGAGACCAAGGCCCTGTTCGGCTGGCGGGTCCTGGTGCCGCGCACCAAGGACCAGGCCGGCCCGCTCACCGCGCGGCTGCGCGGGTACGGTGCGGTGCCCGAGGAGGTGCCGACGATCTCCGTGGAGCCGCCGCGCAACCCCCAGCAGATGGACAAGGCCATCCGGGGCCTGGTCGAGGGCCGCTACGAGTGGATCGCCTTCACCTCGGTCAACGCGGTCAAGGCCGTCCGCGAGAAGTTCGAGGAGTACGGGCTCGACGCCCGTGCCTTCTCCGGGCTGAAGATCGCGGCGGTCGGCGACAAGACCGCCCAGGCGATCGCGGCCTGGGGCCTGCGCGCGGACCTGATGCCCTCCGGCGAGCAGTCGGCGGCCGGGCTGCTGGCCGACTGGCCCGAGTACGACGACGTGCTGGACCCGATCAACCGGGTCTTCCTGCCGCGCGCCGACATCGCGACCGAGAACCTCGTCGCGGGCCTGATCGACCTGGGCTGGGAGTGCGACGACGTCACGGCGTACCGGACGGTGCGGGCCACCCCGCCGCCGGCGCCGACCCGGGACGCGATCAAGACCGGCAAGTTCGACGCTGTCGTGTTCACGTCGTCCTCGACCGTGCGCAACCTGGTCGGCATCGCCGGCAAGCCGCACCCGTCGACGATCATCGCGGTGATCGGGCCGGCCACGGCGAAGACCGCCGAGGAGCACGGCCTGCGGGTCGACGTGCTGGCCCCCAACCCGGACGTCGAGGAGCTCGCCGACGCCCTCGCGGACTTCGGCGCCGCCCGCCGCGCCGCGCTGGTCGAGGCCGACCAGCCGGTCACCAAGCCGTCGGACCGCAAGCCCAGCGCGCGCTCCCGCAAGGTCCGCGCCGAGTAG